The genomic DNA ggtgaggagggggagagaagcacacacacacacacgcacacagaagCCTTCATGTTTCAGCTGCCAATCCTGAATTTCAGTCCCCAGCAAGTAGCGGGGGTATGCGAGACGCTGGAGGAGAGCGGCGACATAGAGCGCCTCGGCCGCTTCCTGTGGTCGCTGCCCGTGGCGCCCGCCGCCGCGTGCGAGGCTCTCAACCGCAACGAGTCGGTACTGCGCGCGCGCGCCATCGTCGCTTTCCACACGGGCAACTACCGCGAGCTCTACCACATCCTGGAGAATCACAAGTTCACCAAGGAGTCACATTCCAAGCTGCAGGCGCTCTGGCTCGAGTCGCATTACCAGGAGGCCGAGAAGCTGCGCGGGCGCCCGCTCGGGCCCGTGGACAAGTACCGCGTGCGCAAGAAGTTCCCGCTGCCTAAAACCATCTGGGACGGCGAGCAAAAGACGCACTGCTTCAAAGAACGGACCAGGCATTTACTGCGTGAATGGTACCTGCAGGACCCGTATCCGAACCCCAGCAAAAAGAGGGAGCTCGCGCAAGCCACGGGACTTACACCCACCCAAGTGGGCAACTGGTTTAAAAACCGAAGACAAAGGGACAGAGCAGCAGCCGCTAAGAACAGGTGCGTGCCTCCCTAACAGAAATGAACAGGCCTCTCAAAGACTAACGCTACACAATAAAAATGCAGGTGATTGCGGTCAGCTagctgttctgttttttttttcgtttttttttaaaacctttttttgtgCTGGCATAACAATAATTTAAAGAAGAGCGTCAAACCTTCAGAGGTTTAGCAGTGCCTTTCTGCAAAATAAGCGTTAATTTCCATTACCTTAACTGTCTTTCGCCAGATAGCAGTCTGTCAAATTGATAAATAATTGCTCAtaatttccatttgttttgcaCTACTCATGCTAGCTACAGAAATTGGTGAaaccaaaacattacaaatagCTAGTTTAGTCGCGAAGCTCGAGATCGTCAGAACAGATTTGCTAAGATTTGTAGCTCATCCCGATTGTGTAAAGGCCTATAGCCTAAAGGCCAAGTTCATTATGTGATAAAACAACAGAGACAGATTATAAAATATCGGGAAATGAAAGGGCAGATATTATGTTTAGTCGGCTGCTAATCTGTTCGTGGCTTTGACCGATTACATCAGGATTAAGGTAATTCTAGCGAGAGGTTAAgcgtttgttttgttctgcAGTATGCTCGCGGTGGTCATGTTACGCCAAGGTTAAGCAGGGGCTTTCTCTTCAGTTGCTAATCAATTCAGTCGCCTAGTTTTGCGTTTTGCTCCAATAAATAGCAGGAACAGATGAAACAGACAGCAGCAGCTtcagcaacaaaataaataactaatcaTTCTTGGCTGTAATCTCTTTATGAATGGCTAGTAATGTGTAATATTTTAGGAACCTGTTAAAACGTCAAATAGGTGGCATTCTTGTACTTGATAAATCGCCCACAAACAACAAACAGGCGCAAAATGGGGAATGAAGCACATTGGCTGGTCGCCGCTTAAATTCCTGTGATGCTCTCGCTATGACACATTGTGTCCTTCCGGGGCATTGAGCTTATGACGAAGGCTCTGAGCGCGGTGCTGCACGTCTCGTTATAAACGGCGTTTTACGCATAAACATGTGCAGTGTATCCTTGGTTTTTAAGTTTGATGTTTGTAAATTAGCAGGGCACATTATTTGGTGGAATACAGCCATCTGCGAATGTATTTAACACCACtaatttaaattagtttttttctACTTAAACTTTTGGAGTTTGCTGCTAATTTCGGTTTCCAGTTTATATCAATTTAGTAAGTCTTTTTAAAAGATcacgtttcttttttttcccttttaccCACAATATGTTGTATAGAacgaataaaaaaataatcgtACATTAAACTGCTCAGAACTATATTTTCTGCAGAGAGTCTGTACATATTTTCATTAACAATATCAACAAAGCCTGTAATTTGACCTGGGATTATGAATTTTGcgtaataatatatttaaccaaAACTGAAATGTTAAACTACAGTTTGATGTTcagtacaatgacaaataaaactTACGCGCTTACCTGTGCCAATGTATATGCACCCAGTTTAACTGCAttagacaaaacaaaaacaaacataaaaaaactgGCCGGTTTAAAAGTTATAGCCCATTTTATTGACTTGTGTCTACAATTATTAGGGAAATGTCCCATTAAAGTGTACAGTCTGCACAGGATGTTTGACCAGGGGTGTACAGACACTTGTGTACTACTGTAGATAGCCCACCCAGGTGTACTGACACAGATCTTgttacctctccccctccccacgACTACCCAAAGGTTACAGCAGCAGGTGCTCTCTAACGGCTCGGTTCCGGGCTCGGACGGCACTGTGGACCGGCTTGGCAGCGCGTCTAGTCCAGAGGCCAATCTGTCCAGCAAAGCTGCAGCTTCAGCCATCTCCATCACATCCAGCGACAGCGAATGTGACATCTAACATCAATGGAACGAGGAGAAAATGAACACCTTACGAtggaagacagacagacaatcaACAAGACAAAACAAGCACATCAGTGCCTGCCTTAACCTATCAGAGGccgtgtttttctttctttttctttgtttttttgttcagtTATTTTATGGCTGTCTGACCAGCCAGGGATCTATGGAAtgctctttaaaatgtatttatcttGATTTCATAAATATGAAGTACACGAAGAAATGACACTTTGTGGGGTGAAGAAGGTGGGAAAGATGgagtgagaaaaagagggagagatccTGTCCGTGTCCAAATTACTTTTGTATGAAGCAGAATCGGACGCCTCaagacccccaccccctccattTTTTTCATTGAAAAGGACTTCACATTGAATCGACGTTTGACCATTTGACCACGTTTTCTAAGATGTTTAcgtattaaaaagaaaaaaagttgcTCTAATAGAACCATTTGATTTGCTTGCTCATTTCAAGTCCGGTCATTTTAATGGTGTATCGATGGACTTTTAGAGTGCGCCAAGTAGTGGACGTATGTTTTAATGAATTAAGGACTTAAgttaataaaatgtttcatgATGAAATGCTTATTCTCATCGATACCATAAGTATGAGTctgaattattattagtattgcATCATTCatccaaaatgttttaaaatgtaaaaaaatgcttctatttttacacaatatttttttttcatcattattAATCTGGACACTCAGATGATCTGTTGTGCACATTCACGCTACATACATTTAGAATTTGACACATTTGAGTTGCTTGATTTATTCGTTGTGTTTGTTAGGCttggagtttgtttgtttatcataAAGTGTCCGGCTGGGCGACGTTAGCTTCCATGTTTAAAAGGTGGATGGCGTTAATGGATGGATGTGGGCTGGAGTGGCGTGTTTAACGTGATCTCTTCCCGCGTGTCCGCTCGCGTTAACTGCACCGTTATTGGCTTTGCGCTCCCTAATGCACTCTGACAGGAGAAGGTCAACGAAAGGGCGGAGCGCCTTGCTTTCAGAACGCACTACACACAGAAAGCTCCTGATATCCCATAATCCTCGCACTTAAAAGGGTGTATCATTCATTGGGATACGGTTTTTACGCTGTGAAGATTTGCTTGCTGTTAATGTGTTAACTGCTTAGAAATGCAGGACTGTGTCTTTAACATGAAATATCATAACACGCGTTATTCAGCGATTTTAATTACGTAGGTCAATTCTGAGCGAACCTTGTGATCCTTATTTATTTTAGGTTATGGCATAGGTTTGTTTACACGGAgttgtgtttacattcatatGCCACATTTGCGCATCTCGGTCATATTGAATTATCTTGATGATTCCGATGAAGTGAAAATAATCTAACGTATCCCCTTTAGAGGACAGAAAATCAGCAAAATGTACCTCTTTATAtgatatgtttttaaaagaatGGTGCCTATGCAAGTAAACGTGGGGCATGGCCATGTTGTATTCTCCCTACGCTATATTTGgcaaatatatacaaatgtaCGTATGTACTTTGATCCGAAAATGTTTTCACTTctttgctttctgaaaaggacCATTTGCGATTGTGAGTACTCAACATTTTCCATAAGACCAATTATAGCATGACGTTACATTATATTTGTCATGGAATAAAATCGAACAATCAGCCTCATCAGTGCACAAAGTAGCTCAACTTACAAATATTAAGGTTGGTAAAAAAAATATGGCGAGCCACAACCTGCATTCCACTTAAAGACTTTATTGCCGAAGTTCATGTTTAATTATGTGCTTCGTTTATTTTTCTCTGACATAAGTCATGACGCACAGCGAGGGTTTCTTTATGTCACTTTTGTTGCTGGAATGAAGGGCAAGCTGTACGCTTACGGTATTTTAACAACACGAGTGGCGAACTAATTGTCACTGCGACAAAAAATTGGAGGAGCAGTCGAGGcaggagaagggagagagaagctCATTGAATTTGTGCATGGACAAAAGCAGAGAGGTTAGCTGAAAAGAGTGTTTCTGGCAGTCAATAAGGTTGTCAAACTGTTCAGCGCTAATCAGCGGTAATGACGGGCTCTCGAGCCCAACGAGAACAAAAGGAAAGACCCTCAAAGTTCTGCGGGGGATTAGGAGGAGGGAGCTCACAATATTCCCTTAAATTCTAGTTTACCTGACGAACGGTTCTATTTTAAATACTTGGACAATTTGTTCTTAAATTACTCTAAACGTGATttcataacaaaaaaaaaagttgtgtgATGGCTGAACATGttcaaacatggttctttaaaCGGCTACCAGTCCTtctctgtattttaaaaaaagggcTTAATCAACAATTCTTTAGTGAATGCAGTGGTTCTAGAACCGTGAGCACTCAACGCACCTTTGGAATGCATAAATGTTATTTGACTGgtcatgttttttaatcaacGAGGAAAAACCTGCAGTAAGCcgtttttaaaacatattttctaaaatgttcACCAAAACGGTTTCAAAAGAAGCACAGGGCGTTCTTTTTTATTCTCAAAAATATCTATTTCTAAAACTAAAGATATCAATATGGTTTCATTTCTTGACAGAACTGGTCCAAACGTTCAAATTGTTATTGAGCGCGACTGCAGTACAAATTAAATTTCGATTTTCCTTCGCTTAAATGAAAAGGTATAAAGGTTTTGATGCTTGTTAGTTGATCGCTGTCGACGTGTCAGTTTCCCACGCTTTTAAAAGCTCGAACTGCAATATTGCAAACTGTGGGTCCATGTTTATCAAGGTCTCATTCTCTTTAAAATTGCAAGATTAATGAATTAGGTAGATAAATTAAACCCCGAATTGCAGCCTGTGCCAGAAATATACcttaatttgtttctttttggACAAATGTCACGATGTTCTTtagctaaactgagaaatcctgcccTGCGAAATAACCCAGGTCTCATAACTCAATACTATTCAGTGGCctgtaaaatgtttataatgATCCCAGGACAGCATACTTACTCTGAGAATACGGggcctgatttatttatttattttttttttgtacaatgtTGGGGTAGACTAATTGGAGTATTTGTGTTATATTGAGCATGATGTAGCATGCGCTAAATGGGCCTCATATTTGCAACACCCAACACAGTATATTCTTTGTTGCAAGGCTGGCAGTGTCAGGCGGAGGCTATTGAGTTTTATTTGTTCGCTACTGCAGTATAGCCTTAGTCCATAGCCAGTGCTAATGAAGTTGCTcagattgttgttgttttttgtctgtttgtttaatTACGTGGTgttgttatttgttattatgGAAGCAGATCAGGAAATTGTTAACTATTCCAATTGCATTTAACAGATAAGTGTGAGTGGGTCTGTGactgccctgcgatggactggcgtCTTGTTTAGCAAGTGTTCCTGCTTGCGCTCCAAGAATAACTGTGGGCTTCGGACCCTTCACgaccctgaacaagatgaagcggttagttacagaagatgaatgaatgactggatgaatgaacgaatgaacgaaTTAACAATTAGAAGTATACTTGGGACTTGTACttctttgtacatttatttaaaatgtatacatttacaATATCAATGGGGAAACCCCGGTATTCAATGTACGTAAGATCAACTAGCACATTTTAGTCAATTAAAAACCTCTTTAAAATGATGACCCCTAAAAGAAGGCCTTTGTCCTGAAGTTTTAAGAGTAGTACTAACATGTTTCTTCAAACATCTTCAGTGTACTTTTGTCAACTGAAGTAACAACACGTAACTTAATCTCATTTCCTGCATTACTATTCCACATAGCTTTATTGTAATGTAGACTACCTCATGAGATGCAAGCATTACAGACTTAAACCAGAGACCCCCAGAGAGAAAATGACCATTCCAAATATAGTGTTAGGAACATAATATTTTATCGGAGACGTAGTTCAATGGTAACCGCTATCGGTGAATTGCCAACAACACATCTCGCTACAAAAGCTAACAAAACATTACCGCCTGTACCACCTGTAcatgcacaaaaacacaacacatacaaccccccccccacacacacacacaaacagtacaaataataataataataataataataataataataataataatagtaaataaaattaaaaataaacacacatacacacacgcaagGGTCGGGGCAATGCAAATTTAGCGACTTCCGTGACTAACAAACACAGTGCCTTCACCCATTAACGGTCAGTTTTCTCGAGAAACCACACAGTCCCAGTCCAAGGGTGTAGGCCATATGCTCTGAGGTCTGGCTGCGAACTGTAAACTGGGCCGCCTCTAACAGGAACCTTACATGGGGGAAAACACCTCAAACAAGAAATAATTATCCCAGGCAAATGAAACCTCCCACCGCACACAGCAGCCCATGCCATGTCACTGGGGACGCACGGCAGTGTCACAAATCAGCAGCATAGTCTTTAGCCTCAGCCCATGGTAATTTCCACTGTGAAACCAACTCTCACCTCTTTAATGCCAATCATGGTCATGACATAACCACACTAGGTGCCTCCAAGTCTACATTAGAATTAGCAGTGCTTTTTCCTTCACCTCAACAAAGATGGCTGCAGACAGGTGTCCTGTCAAGTTGTGCTAACTTGCCGAAATATACTACGATAGTAGGGAGCAAAGTACCAAACAGTAGGTAGGATATTTCAATAGGCTTTAAGTATATATGTGTATGACACAAATACCTGTATGAGTGTAAATATAAATTGATTACagttataacatttttaaaatatttttatttgcttCACCGTGTACAATTTTGGAACAGTTAAGCCTAGAATAACAGTAAGTTAAGGTTTTATAATGAACTTGAATTGCTGTCACTGCCTGTATTGCTTGTATCCTAGGCAAGTCTTGCAAGAGCCATGTATTCTGCTCCCACCCAAATGCCCCTCTGTGGGGCCCACACCACATTACACCATGGCTCAGACTCTTGGCCACCATGTGTAATCAAAAAATCTCCCCACTTCTCGCTACATACTCTGTACATCAGTGCAAACACACTGCTGTTACACATGATCTCAGCTGCCGTAACTGCTCCTCTCATGGTCGTGCGTGTTCTGTTGTCAACGC from Hoplias malabaricus isolate fHopMal1 chromosome 7, fHopMal1.hap1, whole genome shotgun sequence includes the following:
- the six6b gene encoding homeobox protein SIX6b, with protein sequence MFQLPILNFSPQQVAGVCETLEESGDIERLGRFLWSLPVAPAAACEALNRNESVLRARAIVAFHTGNYRELYHILENHKFTKESHSKLQALWLESHYQEAEKLRGRPLGPVDKYRVRKKFPLPKTIWDGEQKTHCFKERTRHLLREWYLQDPYPNPSKKRELAQATGLTPTQVGNWFKNRRQRDRAAAAKNRLQQQVLSNGSVPGSDGTVDRLGSASSPEANLSSKAAASAISITSSDSECDI